The window ATCGTCATCGACATCTGGGCGCGTGTCTCGGTGGTCGGTATCGAGATCCTCACGGTCGAGGCGCGCGTGGTCGTCGCCTCGGTCGACACCTTCCTCCACTACGGGAAGGAGATATCCAAGTTGGAGATGGCGAGCCAGTCCGGGGACCTCCAGGACCTGAAGGACCTCGATCTGGGTACCTCGCCGATGGTCCAGCCCGAACCCGACGAGCCGGAAGTCCGGATCGAAGAGCAAGAACAAGAGCAGTAACGCCCACCATCGGTCGGGCGTCGCGCCCGAACCCGTGCGGCGTTTTATATATCACCCCCGAGATGATACCATCCACCAATGGCTGACCTCGACCCAAGCGAGTATACCATCGACGAACTGCGCGACGAACTCGAATCGATCGACGACCCGGACACCCTCGAGGAGGTCCGCGAGTCCGAATCCGAGAACGAGAACCGGACCGGAGCCCTCGACGCGATCGACGAACGTCTCGACGCCGTCGAAGACGACGAGAGCGAGGCGGACGGCGGATCGGACGGGTCCGACCAGACCACCGCCGACGGTGGCGAGAGCGTCAGCCCCGGCATCCTCGAGGTTCGAAACCACGTCCGCGACGCCGCCGCGGACCTGATCGGCCGTCCGCTCGATAGCGTCATCGAGATCGAACAGAACGACGACGGCGACTGGCACGCCCTCGTCGAGATCGTCGAGCGCAACTCGGTGCCCGACACCCAGGACATCATCGGGCGGTACGCGCTCCAGGTCGACGACGGCGGAACGATAACGGGCTACCGACGGCTGGACCGATACCGTCGCGGCGACACGCGACGCGACGAGGAACCCTCGCAAGCGCTGTAGTCACCGAATTCCTTCTCAGCCGCTCGATCCAGCGAACCCAGCGATCGGTCAGTTCTCGGTGGCCGTCTCGTCCTCGCCGGCCTCGTCGATCGGGTCGTCCGTTGCCGACACCCCGACGCGCGTCGATTCGACGTCGCTGCCGACGCCGTGACCG is drawn from Halococcus salsus and contains these coding sequences:
- the gvpA gene encoding gas vesicle protein GvpA, which gives rise to MSARPSSDSLAEVLDRILDKGIVIDIWARVSVVGIEILTVEARVVVASVDTFLHYGKEISKLEMASQSGDLQDLKDLDLGTSPMVQPEPDEPEVRIEEQEQEQ
- a CDS encoding gas vesicle protein, which gives rise to MADLDPSEYTIDELRDELESIDDPDTLEEVRESESENENRTGALDAIDERLDAVEDDESEADGGSDGSDQTTADGGESVSPGILEVRNHVRDAAADLIGRPLDSVIEIEQNDDGDWHALVEIVERNSVPDTQDIIGRYALQVDDGGTITGYRRLDRYRRGDTRRDEEPSQAL